The following proteins come from a genomic window of Aequorivita marisscotiae:
- a CDS encoding sensor histidine kinase, with the protein MTPEKNLKERIKELTCLYEVSSIIVNNDFRELDKTLYSIALSLRKALQYNKYATVEIVSEPYHLISSTISKKTVLIENNINVFNEPKGFIKIHYPADRFAKKDFLTEEKKLLQTVAIHVGDLLERVSIRENEAVLKRKMEHADRLSILGEITAGIAHELNTPLANILGFAELLKSKEPETTQTSQDLDKIINSAIFSREVVKKLMFFACEMPQNLGLTNIVPVINDALNLLDPTFKKNNVHYKVTLPKAEVLLKADTIQLTQVIFNLVLNAIYFSPENGLIKIELEEVKDKVILKISDEGPGILTENVQKIFQPFFTTKTVGDGSGLGLSVVHGIIRSHRGTIDYLPNKPTGAIFIITFSKQ; encoded by the coding sequence ATGACACCCGAAAAAAATCTTAAAGAACGAATTAAAGAGCTTACCTGCCTCTACGAAGTTTCTTCCATAATTGTGAATAATGACTTTAGAGAGCTCGATAAAACACTCTATTCCATCGCCTTAAGCCTACGAAAGGCATTGCAGTATAATAAGTATGCCACCGTTGAAATTGTTTCAGAACCCTATCATCTAATTTCTTCTACAATTTCGAAAAAAACAGTGCTGATTGAAAATAACATCAATGTATTTAACGAGCCAAAAGGTTTTATAAAAATTCATTATCCGGCCGATAGGTTTGCAAAAAAAGATTTTTTAACCGAAGAAAAAAAATTGTTGCAAACGGTCGCAATTCACGTTGGCGATCTCTTAGAACGTGTTTCCATACGAGAAAATGAAGCGGTTTTAAAACGAAAAATGGAGCACGCCGACCGTTTAAGCATTTTGGGCGAAATTACCGCCGGAATAGCACACGAGCTAAACACGCCCCTGGCAAATATTCTCGGCTTTGCCGAACTTTTAAAAAGCAAAGAACCCGAAACTACCCAAACCAGCCAAGACTTAGATAAAATTATTAATAGTGCCATATTTTCGCGCGAAGTAGTAAAAAAACTCATGTTCTTCGCTTGCGAAATGCCGCAAAATCTAGGACTAACAAACATAGTTCCCGTAATTAACGATGCCCTAAATTTACTGGACCCTACCTTTAAAAAAAACAACGTTCATTATAAGGTTACCCTGCCAAAAGCCGAAGTATTATTAAAAGCCGATACCATTCAATTGACGCAAGTAATCTTCAATTTAGTGTTAAATGCCATTTATTTTTCACCAGAAAATGGTTTAATCAAAATAGAGCTAGAAGAAGTAAAAGACAAGGTAATCCTTAAAATTTCGGACGAAGGTCCCGGCATTTTAACCGAAAATGTGCAGAAAATATTTCAACCTTTTTTTACTACCAAAACCGTGGGAGATGGTTCCGGATTAGGCCTAAGTGTTGTACACGGTATAATTAGAAGCCATCGCGGAACTATAGATTATTTGCCAAATAAGCCTACAGGAGCCATTTTTATTATTACTTTTTCAAAACAATAA
- a CDS encoding HYR domain-containing protein, with product MKKITLLLILLITTVTGIGQTTLTVGDIAFIGSNADGTTNVDDTVAFVLLKDIDASTQIIFTDRGWNDGSGFSSYAGDGEFTWTSGAAMSAGTVVTINMGPLPSPAVYSIIGDQLFAIQGSIAAPQFIAGLQYNDTSGDDANWDGAATSNSTSALPDALSTGNTAVRLVPEQDNWQFSCTAAGGGPITGTPNDIRAIVHNRANWVSNNTTVYNPAVEAGCTFTVTAGGDTTPPIISCPIDPAPITAGSDGLAAIPDLVSITTATDDVSDPANIAITQSPTAGTMYTAGVYPVILTATDEAGNSATCTVTVTINEPPTTILAAGDIAFVGFNLDGGDGFAFILLKDIIAGTHIRFTDCGVTNPNTISCNGSGDGSATWYSSLARSAGDIVSLDGSFMASSVLSSIGDQLFAYQGTSSSPIFITGIHSNVDSAPTTDSDWDGANTSSTTTALPDQLTNGVNAIRLYATGPPETEVDNWQFNCSLVPGGLPVSGTPAQLAAIFNDIQYWTSNDAVEFTPAAMAGCLYSVLPAFDTDVTLAAGVLIIEDVTDKNDDLTISYSGGVYTITDNNGGIINCSIPGATGSGTSTITVPDAGVTSVLARTLGGDDLLTVDFTGNFPVPLNYEGGTQTTGDALTLTGGGTFTDVTHEFLNENDGSIDITGNASISYTGLEPIIDNLSAINRVFSFIGGAETITLSDDATPGDNFSFIDSSLGESVTFLNPTASLTVNTEVGGGSGADIINIEGLDSLFDADLTVNGGTDDNVFFQTNPTDIGTSDFDINGQTITATNNVTTTANGAIVFTASQNILVDGGAIVSSIDGNVTLDANAGGTLTGVDTDAIVITGASTISTSGSGNIAFTGTGVSTGPTNLNVGINIRGGSVVENTGTGTISITGTGGDGNNQNQGMRFEGAGTRVTTIDGGITLHGTGGNAATTNNEGVTIIFGALVEATGTGVIDVTGNAVGGTNANKGIVFYNGNMRSAGGGITLNGTGAGTNNGNPGISLENNSVVEDTANGDISLTGVGGSGAIANIGVDFTGASILRANNGNINILATGGAGTGNANRGLRNVGGSLITATGSGSITINTNAGTTGTSDNFGYEANNGSIITAGGGITMIAQGNGSTDFNDGMVILNGSVIQDTANGAIQLTGTGGSGGISNNNGIRIWDATTLIETNNGDILLNGTGGDGTGNFNQGVSIYNGAILQSLGAGNVTIFGVGGAGDQQNRGINFEGGSTSILTNGGNISLTGIGSSGSTGPFNVGTSIRNGATLSTTGAGNIVLNGTSGAGSGANYGLEIVSPVTSVITGNGNITVTGTSTATSGSNNFGAFIDAIINAAGSGNIEINGTGGNGASNDMGIYTLSNTAITSNGGSIQFNGTSSGATTPAIDIAALTTPITTSGNITATANVGKLNTPAGLPGYAIFDAAISTINGVFAPGQSPGQAIINGNLAIGSGDSIEIEIDDINTPGTEFDQIVVNGVVDITDAILSLIDNFAGTIPQGNTLIIIDNDGADPIVGEFNGLPNGTGFTFNGQSIIVNYDGGDGNDVVLVADSMPTAVCQDITVQLDGTGNVSITASQVDGGSSDPDGPVTLSIDISSFDCSNIGPNNVTLTVTDSTGNTDSCIAVVTVEDNEAPVITCVANDSRNTDPGVCTYTVVGTEFDATFTDNCTGGTITNDYNGTATLAGEIFPSGTTTVVWTANDGNGQTATCSTDITVVDNQSPVITCVPNQTRDTDPGVCDYTVVGAEFDATFNDNCGGTIGNNYNGSTSLAGAVFPIGSTTVVWAVFDGTNPVVFCQTVITIEDNEAPVITCVPNATRDTDAGVCSYTVVGTEFDATFTDNCTSSTITNDYNGTATMAGEVLPKGVTTVVWTVNDGNGQTATCTTVITVEDNEDPVITCVPNATRDTDPGLCNYTVVGTEFDATFTDNCPDGSITNDYNGTATMAGEVLPKGVTTVIWTVDDGNGQTATCTTVITVEDNEDPVITCVPNATRDTDPGLCNYTIVGTEFDATFTDNCPDGSITNDYNGTATMAGEVLPKGVTTVIWTVNDGNGQTATCTTVITVEDNEDPVITCAPNATRDTDPGLCEYTVVGTEFDATFTDNCPDGSITNDYNGTATMAGEVLPKGVTTVVWTVDDGNGQTVTCTTVITVEDNEAPVITCAPNATRDTDPGLCEYTVVGTEFDATFTDNCPDGSITNDYNGTATMAGEVLPKGVTTVVWTVDDGNGQTATCTTVITVEDNEDPVITCVPNATRDTDPGVCNYTVVGTEFDATFTDNCPDGSITNDYNGSATMAGEVLPKGVTTIVWTVNDGNGQTATCTTVITVEDNEDPVITCVPNATRDTDPGVCEYTVIGTEFDATFTDNCPDGNITNSYNGTATMAGEVLPKGVTTVVWTVDDGNGQTATCTTVITVEDNEDPVVTCVPNATRDTDPGVCEYTVIGTEFDATFTDNCPDGSITNDYNGTTTMAGEVLPTGNTTVVWTVDDGNGQIVTCTTVITIEDNELPTIICPADITANTDAGQCYATVTFATPVAFDNCGIDSVVQTMGDPSGSSFPVGVNTIEFTATDVNGNTSTCSFTITVTDNEAPVAVCQNITIQLDAAGNATITAADVDGGSTDQCGIGSLSIDVDTFDCSDVGDNNVILTVTDVNGNTSTCTAIVTVEDVTAPMVVCQDITVVLDATGTVTIAGIDVDGGSTDACGIASYDLDIDTFDCSNVGDNIVTLTVTDVNGNTSTCTATVTVEDNTSPVLVCQDFTLELGADGTAVLDPSDVIASNDDACGIFTSAVDITDFDCSDIGAPVTVQVFTIDVNGNLASCTAEVTVVDNLAPVITCPADQTVDPGPGNIFYILPDYFATGEATAIDNCTDPVTITTQSPAAGTPLSDGTYTITFTAEDAYGNVSTCDFELIVESVLGVGDNSYDLGSITMYPVPAKNILNIGNPKLLELERLEIYDLRGRLVQTADLRGMGNVKTINVDQLAAASYYVKIKGTEGEITKRLLKE from the coding sequence ATGAAAAAAATTACCTTATTATTAATCCTGCTAATTACAACCGTAACAGGTATTGGCCAAACAACTTTAACCGTAGGTGATATTGCCTTTATTGGTAGTAATGCCGATGGAACAACTAACGTAGACGACACAGTCGCCTTTGTGCTTCTGAAAGATATTGACGCTAGTACGCAAATTATTTTTACCGACAGAGGTTGGAATGATGGATCTGGTTTTTCAAGTTATGCAGGAGATGGCGAATTTACTTGGACTTCTGGGGCTGCGATGAGCGCAGGTACAGTAGTAACCATTAACATGGGGCCATTGCCGTCACCAGCAGTGTATAGTATTATTGGTGATCAGCTATTTGCTATTCAAGGGTCTATTGCAGCACCACAATTTATAGCTGGATTGCAGTATAACGACACATCGGGTGACGATGCCAACTGGGATGGGGCAGCCACTTCTAATTCTACATCGGCTTTACCAGATGCTTTATCCACAGGAAATACAGCCGTTCGTCTAGTGCCCGAACAAGATAACTGGCAGTTTAGTTGCACGGCGGCAGGAGGAGGGCCAATTACAGGTACTCCAAACGATATTAGAGCAATAGTTCATAATAGAGCAAATTGGGTAAGTAATAATACAACTGTATATAATCCAGCGGTTGAAGCTGGCTGTACATTTACAGTGACTGCTGGAGGAGATACTACTCCACCAATTATTTCTTGCCCGATAGATCCGGCACCAATTACCGCTGGAAGCGACGGGTTGGCAGCCATACCAGATTTGGTTTCAATAACAACAGCAACGGACGATGTTTCAGATCCTGCAAATATTGCAATCACGCAATCACCCACTGCGGGTACTATGTACACTGCGGGGGTATATCCTGTTATTTTAACTGCTACAGATGAAGCTGGTAATAGTGCCACTTGTACTGTAACTGTTACAATAAATGAACCACCTACTACAATATTAGCCGCGGGAGATATAGCCTTTGTAGGTTTTAATCTCGATGGCGGTGACGGTTTCGCTTTTATACTTCTTAAAGATATTATTGCCGGGACACATATTCGCTTTACAGATTGTGGTGTAACTAATCCAAATACAATTTCGTGTAATGGTAGTGGCGACGGAAGTGCAACTTGGTATTCATCACTAGCCAGAAGCGCTGGTGATATTGTCAGTTTGGATGGTAGCTTTATGGCTTCTAGTGTATTATCCTCTATTGGAGATCAATTGTTTGCATATCAAGGTACAAGCAGTTCTCCTATCTTTATAACAGGAATTCATAGTAATGTTGATTCAGCACCAACTACAGATTCAGATTGGGATGGCGCAAACACATCTAGCACTACAACTGCATTGCCAGATCAATTAACCAATGGTGTAAATGCTATTAGGCTATATGCGACAGGACCACCAGAGACGGAAGTAGATAACTGGCAATTTAACTGTAGTTTGGTTCCTGGAGGGCTTCCAGTATCTGGAACTCCGGCACAGTTGGCTGCAATTTTTAATGATATTCAATATTGGACGAGCAACGATGCAGTAGAATTTACGCCCGCTGCTATGGCAGGATGCTTATATTCAGTGCTTCCCGCATTCGATACGGATGTAACTTTAGCTGCAGGTGTGTTAATAATTGAAGATGTAACAGACAAAAATGACGATTTAACAATTAGTTATTCAGGAGGTGTTTATACCATCACTGATAATAACGGCGGAATAATAAATTGCAGTATTCCAGGAGCTACAGGAAGTGGTACAAGTACTATAACAGTTCCTGATGCTGGAGTAACCAGTGTATTGGCAAGAACATTAGGAGGCGACGATTTATTAACGGTAGATTTCACAGGTAATTTTCCGGTTCCATTAAATTATGAAGGTGGAACTCAAACTACAGGAGATGCGCTAACATTAACTGGAGGAGGTACTTTTACAGACGTTACCCACGAATTCTTAAACGAAAACGATGGAAGTATTGATATTACAGGAAATGCTTCAATATCTTATACCGGTCTTGAACCGATAATAGATAATCTTTCAGCTATCAATCGTGTTTTTAGTTTTATTGGAGGAGCCGAAACTATAACTTTAAGTGATGATGCTACTCCTGGAGATAATTTTTCGTTTATTGATAGCTCTTTGGGTGAAAGTGTTACATTTTTAAATCCAACAGCAAGCCTTACAGTCAATACAGAAGTAGGCGGTGGTTCAGGTGCAGATATTATAAATATTGAAGGACTAGATAGCTTATTTGATGCAGATTTAACAGTTAACGGCGGAACAGACGACAACGTATTTTTCCAAACCAATCCAACCGATATTGGCACGAGTGATTTTGATATAAATGGGCAGACAATTACTGCAACTAACAATGTAACTACCACTGCAAATGGCGCAATAGTGTTTACAGCTTCGCAAAATATCCTTGTGGATGGTGGAGCAATAGTATCGTCTATTGACGGAAATGTTACGTTAGATGCGAATGCCGGTGGAACATTAACAGGAGTAGACACAGATGCTATTGTAATAACTGGAGCTTCAACCATTTCAACTTCAGGCTCAGGAAACATAGCCTTTACAGGAACAGGTGTAAGTACTGGGCCAACAAATTTAAATGTTGGAATTAATATTCGAGGTGGCAGCGTAGTTGAAAATACAGGCACCGGTACAATTTCAATAACCGGTACCGGTGGTGATGGTAATAATCAAAATCAAGGTATGCGCTTTGAAGGTGCAGGAACACGTGTTACAACAATCGATGGTGGTATAACCTTACATGGAACAGGTGGAAATGCAGCAACAACCAATAACGAAGGGGTAACAATAATCTTCGGTGCTCTTGTAGAAGCTACAGGAACAGGTGTTATTGACGTAACAGGAAATGCAGTAGGAGGGACCAATGCCAATAAAGGAATAGTTTTTTACAATGGTAATATGCGTTCTGCCGGAGGAGGAATAACTTTGAATGGTACGGGTGCCGGAACTAATAATGGAAATCCTGGAATTAGTTTAGAGAATAATTCTGTTGTAGAAGATACCGCAAATGGAGACATTTCATTAACCGGTGTTGGAGGTTCAGGTGCTATTGCAAACATAGGCGTCGATTTTACCGGCGCAAGCATACTACGAGCCAATAATGGAAATATAAACATATTGGCCACTGGCGGAGCTGGTACGGGAAATGCCAATAGAGGATTAAGAAATGTTGGTGGATCGTTAATCACGGCCACTGGGTCTGGATCAATTACAATCAACACAAACGCGGGAACTACTGGTACTTCCGATAATTTTGGGTATGAGGCAAACAATGGCTCTATTATCACAGCTGGAGGAGGAATTACCATGATTGCTCAAGGTAATGGATCTACTGATTTTAATGATGGAATGGTTATTTTAAACGGAAGTGTTATACAAGATACAGCCAATGGAGCAATTCAATTAACTGGAACTGGTGGTTCAGGTGGTATAAGTAATAATAATGGAATTAGAATCTGGGATGCAACTACGCTTATTGAAACTAATAACGGAGATATTCTTTTAAACGGAACTGGCGGTGATGGAACGGGTAATTTTAATCAAGGAGTTAGTATATACAATGGAGCTATTTTACAGAGCTTAGGCGCAGGTAATGTTACAATCTTTGGAGTTGGTGGTGCCGGAGATCAACAAAATCGAGGTATAAATTTTGAAGGTGGGTCTACGTCAATATTAACTAATGGTGGTAATATTAGCCTTACTGGAATTGGTAGCTCAGGTTCTACAGGGCCATTTAATGTTGGCACAAGTATACGAAATGGGGCAACATTGTCAACTACTGGAGCTGGAAACATTGTCTTGAATGGTACTAGCGGTGCTGGTTCAGGTGCTAATTATGGATTAGAAATTGTTTCGCCCGTAACAAGCGTAATTACTGGGAATGGAAATATCACTGTAACCGGCACATCAACCGCAACTTCGGGCTCTAATAATTTTGGAGCCTTTATAGATGCGATTATAAATGCAGCTGGTTCAGGTAATATAGAAATTAATGGTACTGGTGGGAATGGTGCATCCAATGATATGGGGATTTACACCCTAAGCAATACTGCTATTACTAGTAACGGTGGTTCTATTCAATTTAATGGAACAAGTAGTGGGGCTACTACCCCGGCTATCGATATTGCTGCTCTTACAACCCCAATTACAACTTCGGGCAATATTACGGCAACGGCAAATGTGGGAAAACTTAATACTCCTGCTGGCCTGCCAGGATATGCAATTTTTGACGCAGCAATTAGTACTATTAATGGTGTTTTTGCGCCAGGTCAATCTCCCGGACAAGCCATTATTAATGGTAATTTAGCCATTGGTTCTGGCGATTCGATTGAAATAGAAATTGATGATATTAATACCCCAGGTACAGAATTCGATCAAATTGTTGTAAATGGCGTCGTAGATATAACCGATGCAATATTAAGTTTAATTGATAATTTTGCTGGCACTATTCCTCAAGGTAATACGCTCATAATTATAGATAATGATGGTGCGGATCCTATTGTAGGAGAATTTAATGGTTTACCAAATGGAACTGGCTTTACCTTCAATGGTCAAAGCATAATTGTAAATTACGATGGTGGCGATGGTAACGATGTAGTTTTAGTTGCCGATTCTATGCCAACTGCCGTATGTCAAGACATAACAGTGCAGTTAGATGGTACAGGGAATGTATCCATTACGGCTTCACAAGTTGATGGGGGCTCGAGCGACCCTGACGGTCCCGTAACATTATCAATTGATATTTCATCTTTTGATTGTAGCAATATTGGGCCAAATAATGTAACGCTTACGGTAACCGATAGTACCGGGAATACAGATTCTTGTATAGCAGTTGTTACCGTTGAAGACAACGAAGCTCCTGTAATCACTTGCGTTGCAAACGACTCAAGAAATACAGATCCAGGAGTTTGTACATATACTGTTGTAGGAACAGAGTTTGACGCCACTTTTACAGATAATTGTACTGGCGGAACCATTACTAATGATTATAACGGAACAGCAACCCTAGCGGGCGAAATATTCCCGAGTGGTACAACTACGGTGGTTTGGACAGCCAATGACGGTAACGGTCAAACTGCTACTTGTTCTACCGATATTACAGTGGTTGATAATCAATCACCAGTAATTACTTGTGTACCAAATCAAACTAGAGATACCGATCCGGGAGTTTGTGATTATACCGTGGTAGGTGCCGAGTTTGACGCTACATTTAACGATAATTGTGGAGGTACCATAGGGAACAATTACAACGGATCCACTTCATTGGCAGGAGCTGTTTTCCCAATAGGAAGCACAACGGTTGTTTGGGCAGTGTTTGATGGCACGAATCCGGTTGTTTTCTGCCAAACTGTTATCACAATTGAAGACAATGAAGCACCAGTAATTACTTGTGTACCAAATGCCACAAGAGATACCGATGCGGGAGTATGTAGTTATACAGTAGTAGGAACTGAATTTGATGCAACTTTTACCGATAATTGTACGAGTAGCACAATTACCAACGACTATAACGGCACAGCTACTATGGCTGGCGAAGTGCTTCCAAAAGGAGTAACGACAGTGGTTTGGACAGTGAATGACGGCAACGGTCAAACCGCTACTTGTACTACCGTAATCACCGTTGAAGACAACGAAGATCCAGTAATTACGTGCGTACCAAACGCCACACGAGATACCGATCCAGGTTTATGTAACTACACAGTAGTAGGAACTGAATTTGATGCAACATTTACAGATAACTGTCCTGACGGAAGTATTACTAACGACTATAACGGCACGGCTACTATGGCGGGAGAAGTTCTTCCAAAAGGAGTAACGACTGTAATTTGGACAGTAGATGACGGTAACGGTCAAACCGCTACTTGTACTACGGTTATCACTGTGGAAGACAACGAAGATCCGGTTATCACTTGCGTACCAAATGCAACAAGAGATACCGATCCAGGTTTATGTAACTACACAATTGTAGGTACTGAATTTGATGCAACATTTACAGACAACTGTCCTGATGGTTCAATTACAAACGATTATAACGGCACAGCTACGATGGCTGGAGAAGTTCTTCCAAAAGGAGTAACTACTGTAATTTGGACAGTGAATGATGGAAACGGTCAAACTGCTACTTGCACTACCGTAATCACCGTTGAAGACAACGAAGACCCAGTAATTACGTGCGCACCAAACGCCACAAGAGATACCGATCCAGGTTTATGTGAATACACAGTAGTAGGAACTGAATTTGATGCAACTTTTACAGATAACTGCCCTGATGGAAGTATTACAAACGATTATAACGGCACGGCTACTATGGCTGGCGAAGTGCTTCCAAAAGGAGTAACTACAGTAGTTTGGACAGTAGATGATGGCAACGGTCAAACTGTTACTTGCACTACAGTAATCACCGTTGAAGACAACGAAGCGCCGGTTATCACTTGCGCGCCAAATGCCACAAGAGATACCGATCCAGGTTTATGTGAATACACAGTAGTAGGAACTGAATTTGATGCAACTTTTACAGATAACTGTCCTGATGGTTCAATAACTAACGACTATAACGGCACAGCTACTATGGCTGGCGAAGTTCTTCCAAAAGGAGTAACTACTGTGGTTTGGACAGTAGATGATGGTAACGGTCAAACTGCTACTTGTACTACCGTAATCACCGTTGAAGACAACGAAGACCCAGTAATTACATGTGTGCCTAATGCCACAAGAGACACCGATCCAGGAGTATGTAACTACACAGTTGTAGGTACTGAGTTTGATGCCACTTTCACAGACAATTGTCCTGACGGAAGTATTACAAACGATTATAACGGTTCGGCTACTATGGCGGGAGAAGTACTACCAAAAGGAGTAACTACGATAGTTTGGACAGTGAATGATGGAAACGGTCAAACCGCAACGTGTACCACAGTAATTACAGTTGAAGACAACGAAGATCCAGTTATTACTTGTGTTCCAAACGCAACACGAGATACCGATCCGGGCGTGTGTGAATACACCGTAATAGGAACCGAATTTGATGCGACCTTTACGGACAACTGTCCTGACGGAAACATCACAAACAGCTATAACGGAACCGCTACTATGGCAGGTGAAGTACTTCCAAAAGGAGTGACCACCGTAGTTTGGACGGTAGATGACGGCAACGGCCAAACGGCTACGTGTACTACAGTAATTACAGTTGAAGACAACGAAGATCCAGTGGTTACTTGTGTACCAAATGCAACACGAGATACCGATCCGGGCGTGTGTGAATACACAGTAATAGGAACTGAATTTGATGCAACTTTTACAGATAACTGTCCTGATGGTTCAATAACCAACGATTATAATGGAACAACTACTATGGCTGGTGAAGTGCTTCCTACCGGTAATACAACTGTAGTTTGGACAGTAGATGACGGAAACGGTCAAATAGTAACTTGTACTACGGTTATCACAATTGAAGATAATGAGTTACCAACAATCATTTGTCCTGCCGATATCACGGCAAATACAGATGCAGGTCAGTGTTACGCTACCGTAACCTTTGCGACTCCAGTAGCTTTTGATAATTGTGGAATTGATAGTGTTGTTCAAACTATGGGTGATCCAAGCGGAAGCAGTTTCCCGGTTGGCGTAAACACCATTGAATTCACCGCGACCGATGTAAATGGAAACACCAGCACCTGCAGTTTTACTATTACCGTAACGGATAATGAAGCTCCGGTAGCAGTATGTCAGAATATCACTATCCAACTTGATGCAGCTGGTAATGCAACTATTACTGCAGCCGATGTTGATGGAGGAAGTACAGACCAGTGTGGTATTGGTAGCCTATCGATAGATGTTGATACTTTTGACTGTTCTGATGTTGGCGACAACAACGTTATTTTAACAGTAACCGATGTAAACGGAAATACTTCAACTTGTACTGCCATTGTAACTGTTGAAGATGTAACTGCACCAATGGTAGTATGTCAAGATATTACAGTTGTACTCGATGCAACAGGAACTGTAACCATTGCAGGAATAGATGTTGACGGCGGAAGCACCGATGCCTGTGGCATTGCGAGCTACGACCTCGACATAGATACTTTTGATTGTTCAAATGTTGGTGACAATATTGTAACATTAACGGTAACCGATGTAAACGGAAACACGTCAACTTGTACCGCTACGGTAACTGTGGAAGACAATACAAGCCCGGTATTAGTGTGTCAGGACTTTACCCTAGAACTGGGCGCGGATGGTACTGCCGTTCTTGACCCAAGTGATGTGATAGCTTCTAATGACGATGCTTGTGGTATCTTTACTTCAGCTGTAGATATTACCGATTTTGATTGTTCAGATATTGGTGCGCCAGTAACGGTTCAGGTGTTTACAATTGACGTAAATGGCAACCTTGCATCTTGTACAGCAGAGGTTACTGTGGTAGACAACCTTGCACCGGTAATTACGTGTCCTGCAGACCAAACAGTAGATCCAGGACCAGGAAATATATTCTATATCCTTCCAGATTACTTTGCAACGGGTGAAGCTACAGCAATTGACAACTGTACAGATCCAGTTACAATTACAACACAATCTCCTGCAGCAGGAACGCCGCTTTCTG
- a CDS encoding phage tail protein has product MEPFLGQIQAFGFNFAPRGWAHCNGQLLAISQNTALFSLLGTIYGGDGRTTFALPDLRGRAGLHFGQGPGLSDIRIGERGGVENHTLTTAQMPSHNHTVAPGGKEEGNSDNPDGRYVAGDGTSSFGDTSDISLGASPSTFTGGGQSFGVRDPFLGINFCIALQGIYPSRS; this is encoded by the coding sequence ATGGAACCATTTTTAGGACAAATACAAGCATTTGGATTTAATTTCGCACCACGTGGTTGGGCACATTGTAATGGACAATTGTTGGCCATTTCACAAAATACAGCGCTTTTCTCCCTTCTGGGAACAATTTACGGTGGAGATGGCCGAACTACATTTGCGCTTCCAGACTTGCGAGGAAGAGCTGGGTTACACTTCGGACAGGGCCCAGGGTTGTCTGATATTCGTATTGGCGAAAGAGGGGGAGTAGAAAATCACACGCTCACTACTGCCCAAATGCCTTCTCATAATCACACTGTTGCACCTGGCGGTAAGGAAGAGGGAAATTCTGACAATCCTGACGGAAGGTATGTTGCAGGAGATGGAACTAGTTCCTTTGGAGACACTTCCGATATTTCTTTAGGAGCTTCACCGAGTACTTTTACTGGTGGGGGTCAATCTTTTGGCGTTAGGGACCCGTTTTTGGGTATAAACTTTTGCATTGCCTTGCAAGGTATCTATCCTTCAAGAAGTTAA